In Planctomycetia bacterium, the genomic stretch CTGCTATTGGAAGCACTTTGGAGCCTCGCAACGGATGCGGGTGCTCGTTGTCCTCCATGGTGATACGGCGGTCGGGATCGTTCCTTTCATTATTCGCATAGAATCTACCAAGGCGGGCCCCATTCGGGTGCTGACCTACCCCCTTCATGACTGGGGGAGCGTCTACGGACCGATTGGTCCACAACCGGCGGCGACTCTGCTGCTGGCATTTCGGCACTTATCGGAGACTGCCCGGGATTGGGACACCTTGGATCTACGCTGGATCGACGACGCTGGGTCGGACCATGGCCGGACCGGCAATGCGATGGCGCTGGCCGGGCTGTCGCCGGTGATCGCGGATTGGAAGCACTCGGCGATCGTCGAGTTTGACGGCGACTGGGAAAGCTATTGGGCCGCGCGGAAATCGCACTGGCGGACCAATTGCCGGCGAAACGAGCGGCGACTGGCAACGATCGGCGACGTCCGGCTGGTGCGTTACCGGCCCGTGGGGAGTGCTTCCGGCGACGACGATCCGCGCTGGTATCTGTTCGAGCAATGCATTGAGTTGGCCCGGCGAAGTTGGCAAGGAGACGTGGCCGACGGCACGACGATGAGTCACGAGGCGATCGTGAGTTTCCTCCGTGACAGCCATGCCGAGGCCGTGCGCTTGGGCATGGTCGACGTGTGTGTATTGGAAGTCGACGGGCAGGCCGTG encodes the following:
- a CDS encoding GNAT family N-acetyltransferase, with protein sequence MTFDAQFRVLEINSIEGLLPYRFVWRGLFADTADASFFQTYEWFVCYWKHFGASQRMRVLVVLHGDTAVGIVPFIIRIESTKAGPIRVLTYPLHDWGSVYGPIGPQPAATLLLAFRHLSETARDWDTLDLRWIDDAGSDHGRTGNAMALAGLSPVIADWKHSAIVEFDGDWESYWAARKSHWRTNCRRNERRLATIGDVRLVRYRPVGSASGDDDPRWYLFEQCIELARRSWQGDVADGTTMSHEAIVSFLRDSHAEAVRLGMVDVCVLEVDGQAVAYAYNYQFNGRVFGLRMGHDRDETYEGAGTVLMWKMLQDSAQRGDQYVDLGQEYLECKRNWLTTIVSSGRATHYPVLALRGQVLRLKRWWDRRRGGAGVVRRGGSPRSSRRTWRQAGGAVRSEASGSR